DNA sequence from the Cyprinus carpio isolate SPL01 unplaced genomic scaffold, ASM1834038v1 S000006632, whole genome shotgun sequence genome:
CATAATTGCTATAAATACTTCTGTAAGTGTATTATTCTGGTCTGTTGGTTGAATAGAATAACAGACTTCAGCTTGCTGTTATTAATTCACGGATTTGTTTCATGAATTATTCAATGCACAGTTGCTTTGAAAGTCACAGGAATTTAAATTATTCGCTTATTAACACTTATGCAAGTgcaaaataaagaacagaaagGTTACAATGTTCCGGTTGCAAAATTGTAGTCACAGTCACACACTtcttaaaaatcagaaaaatcttTGGGGAATTTTAAAGTCTAAACTATGATCAATTGTCTGTGTTGTTTGGTCATATCTTTAGATgataataaatagtaaatcatataaaacttatttagtgttttgtaaaatatacataAGACACATACATAGACTTTGACATGTTCTGGGGGGGAAAGTGATTATCAATGTAAAACTTACCCCCCACTGTGCAGTTTCAGGGCAGAGTGTTGCTTTCTGATTTCTAAGATGTTCAGAGTGGTTGTTAGCTAGTATGCTAAGTTGCTAGCATGAGCTTGGTAGCTGATGTTTAGTTTAATTACTAGATTAAGCCAAAAGAACCCATCCATCTCAATGATATTCTAGTAAGACTGTTACACAAGTATGCCTAGTTGTATATAGGCACTAAGTTTATTCACTGCTAAATATTTGAGCTTTTGCATCATTAAACTTAGTTTAAGCATAACGCTATGTATAACTAAATATTTACGGAACCCTGCACACAGCAGTAATGGCTGGAAGAATGAGCACTTCTTGTCTGGCAGACATGAATCctttaattcatttacatttgagAGAACATTATGTGAATATATGAGTTGTAACCAAATTGATAGCTAAAGTAGTTACAAGCTAAGTAGTTGTTACAAGGCCCAAAGTGTGAACTTGACATTCGATGTTAAGTAAGATCTGCAGATGCAGaccttttcatctgttttatgttATAGCACCATACTTTTTAACTAATCCACTTAATGTGTGTGGCGGCTTTTATCCTAAGAGTTATTACCCTGGTGTTTTTGCAGATAGTTCTCCTAATGGATTTCCTAACTACGAAGTTGTTCATCCTATCAAAGTAGATTCATCGGGACATTTTTTGTCCAATCATGTGTCCCACCGTGTGAGTCGAATTCAAAGGAGagaaacatcaaaaaacaaagaGAGCCTGGCCAAGGTTTTTTACCATCTGCAGTATGGTGGTCAAGACCTGCACTTTAACCTCACCCTAAACCCTCATCTACTAGCATCTGGATTCCTCACAGAGAGGAGATACGGTGGTCTGCAAGGGTCTACATTAAATAGCCATGGCCACTCTCTCTGCTACTTCCTGGGAGATGTCTGGAGCAGTACATTGAAGTGGGGTCAAGCAGCTCTGAGCACTTGCAATGGCCTGGTGAGTTATTAagcatgtttgtattttaatgttctcATGTAGAAGTATAAAAATCTAGAAATATTTTATCAAACAAtgctaataatattttgtattgacACTGAACAACATTCTTTTCTACTTATAATTTACCTTATATTTTAGGGATATAAAGGAACTGATTAAATTCCCGAAagcctgtgtttttttgttggtggaCACCCAGTGATGAATCTGTGGGCTCCACTCTAGGTCCTTAGTGACCTCTTCATAACAGGGCCTGGGCAACATTCCCAGAAGTCTCCCATGATGACAGCTTTGTAAATACGTTAAGGTTAGAGGTTAGAGCAAGGGTTCAGGTTATGATTGTTTGGAAGAAAGATTGTTTcaagacaaacaaaggatgttgaTACAGGTGATCCATATAATCCAGAAAAATTGCTTGGTTAAAACACATCAAGCCACTTACACAAACAGCTGACcctgtcttttttatatataaatagagagCAAACTGATTTAGGGTCATTGGCATAACTCTTGTTTTTCATGGTCAATTTATTCTATTACATGAATACATCAataaattttgtatatataagtATGTAATTTCTGTATTAAATTCAAAGATTATTGTGGAGGGGTGGCAAGGGTGTGTGGGTTTGATTATATGACATTAGTGAGGACATAACCCTCCTTGATATATGTTTTACCAGAACTTCTTGTCATCTAAAGCCTTTATTTACAGATAATAGTCAAAACACTCACAAAGGGAGTTTATGTCAGTATGCTCCTAAGacaataattacatattattagtATTGCAGTTCTGTATTTCATGATACAGTATATGCTTGTAAAGATGCatacatcatttaattttaaaaatgagttGGTTCAGTGACAAACACAACTTTCACATGCATCTGATTAACAAATTGATTAATAACCACATGCTATTTTGCTGTTGTTCATTGTGTGGATTTTTCAGCAGACagtttgttttatacatttagttTAACAGCATTATGTTAAAAATTGTAAACTTTATCATGTAGCTGTACTGTGCACATGCAGTTTAAACACTTATGTTCTTGTTCTGTTCATGCAATAAATTTGTGTCCTGTAGTAAGCAGGGATTTCTAGCATGTTTTCTTTACCTTCTCAGGTGCTGCCAAGTCTTATCAGCCTCATATCCAACTTTATTTAGGGGGGTCGAGAGTAGAGAATCTGGGCCAGGGCTAACAGAGCCCGCAGATTCTTAAACTCAGTGAGACAatcctggttaaataaaaaatttaaataaacccCAAAAGACACTGACAGACAGCAGtctctatatattaatatatttaattgttttattaaaattattacaagagACAATTCAGTAGTCACTGGATATTGATGGGACACGCTCCTAGCATCCCTACTAAATTAAATGGCCTTGAGGGGTGGGAAGGTTACTgttgcataaagtaaaaaaaatgtcaaggtgATGCAACtttcctgatgatgatgatgaaaaacagcctttttaaaagaatgaaattttGGAAAAGAAAACTATTAGCAGTGTGACATAATGTTTCTCtgcttattaatataaaaagtcaCATGGTTCACCGAGCATGCAAAAACATGCAGGgaaaaacaattttcacaagGTCGGTTAATGTTCTTAAaacatcagaatttttttttaacaaaggtaagtttttttatgttataaaatgttatgttgtgTGGCTcccattataatttaataattaatttgtttttgaatgaaaaatgtaaatacaatgaaaaatgtatttacaaaccttattaaaaagaatttttaaagattttttcctTTGTGTAGTTTATTACTGACCCTCACTGATGGCAAAAGCTAAAGTTGTTACCATTCTGAGTAAAACTCTGTTTAATACTTAGGAATAATAAGTAGTAGTTGCCCTGTGGCAAAAAATACGGCCGCGGTGAAATGAGACAGTGAATGTGGATTGCATGGGTATACgctgtttaattttttgtcaCGTTACTTTGACCTTGTCTTCTCTCTAGACAGGGCTGTTCAAGCTCTCAGAAGAGGAATTCTTCATTAGTCCACTGGAGTCAGCACAAGAAAAGTCAGCCCCACAGGCTCATGCAGTCTATAAGCGACATGCTGTCCAATCAGAACACCAGCTGCTGCAGCCACTGTTTGGGGAGCACACAGCTAACACGACTTGTGGAGTCAGAGGTAAGATTTTGGGATGTAGGATTCAAATGGGCTAAATAATTTATGAACAGATGTCTTTCATGATTAAAGCACATCATGCATTAATGATCCAAGATCATTTTTAATCATCCTTAGATCTTTTAGGAGGGGCAAAGCAGGTGGAAAGGCAAAGAGAGCGCTGGGAGAGACGGCAACATCGCAGACGGATTAGACAGCGCTCCATAAGCACTGAGAAGTGGGTAGAGACTCTGGTAGTGGCTGACCCTAAAATGGTGGAATACCATGGGAGCAAAGGAGTTGTGAGCTATGTGCTCTCTGTCATGAATATTGTGAGTAACAGTCCTATCTATAAATAATTCATGCATGGTGTTTTCCAAGGCAAGCACCACtattactgttgctcatactTATTCTAAACCCTTAAAGAGATCACtgtcctgtcatcatttactaaccctcatgtcattccaaacctgtacagtatgtgtattaatgtctgtgtatttttttttttttattcactgaaagtcagtggggttcagTGCTGTTTTGAACTTCACTGACTTTCAGTtcataaacaaaaacagtaaaacaaaagcaaatttttttttatcttccacAGAAGTCATTCAGGTTTTGAATGGCATTAGGGTGATtcagttttaattacaatttttgggagaactgtccCCTAAGCTATCCcctaagggatagttcaccccaaaatgaaaaatctgtcattaattactcaccctcatgttgttccaaacctgtaagatgttcatctttgaaacacaatttaagatatttttgatgcattctcaGAGCTGTAGACAGTAATGTAATTAACACGATCAActtccagaaacatagcaaggagatcggtaaaataatccatgtgacatcaggggttcaaccgtaattgtacaaagcaacgagaatactttttgtatgccaaaaaaaaaaataataataatgattttattcaacaattcttctcctctgcatcaccctagcgccattttggagtGTATCCACAGTTGTACACACGGATACATTGTTTTCGGTTCAAATAAAAgcgtaaataaatgtagaaaacgtttattcaccacagaataaaaaaggtaattgcaactttttatctcacaacgtTGGACTTTGTGTTTCTTGTAAattcctgagaaaaaaaattacaacttcagagtttgcaagaaaaaagttagaattctggtttacatctcgcaaatctttttttttttaaaaaaaaaaaaattattctgagtttgtaaagtctgaattgtgagatttaaacaacaacaacaaaaaagtcaaattaccttttttttttttttattctgaggcaAAAGCTGGTTTTCCATAGAAAACCACAAGTTGCTCATGgagaattattagtattattatttttttttttggtaattaaacaAGTTCTTTAGCACAGATGAAAATGATGgtttttttccataattttttaatgtgcttgtcaattaagtttttttttttcatatataatctTCTATACATGAAGACTTTAAGTATTAACTTCTGCGTATATCTCAGCCTGTGACCCTTCTCTTGCCACGGTGTTCTATTACTTTTCAAAGTGATCGCAGATTTATGAATTTCATCTGAGGAATGGTTAGGGTTAGTTGAAAATAATCCCATGATCAAAGCATTCACCTAGCCTTTCACCATTTTTAAAGCAACAACTttaaacatcctagcaaccacctggcaGTTGTGGTGGCAGCATCCACtactcacattttcttttataatacTGTATCACCTGTTTTAACAAACAATAAGTTGTTCACCATCTTCATCCAGCTTATTCATATTATTGCTGATAATTGTATAGATACTGTGATCGCTTCTAATTAGAGGATCCTATGTATTGATTAGACTTGTTTCTAAGGTGAACACTTGTTCGATCGTCTACGGCATTGTCAGGAACACCCCATGAAAGAGAtccaaaaagttttcaaaattctgcatttttgtattttttttcattctcaactctgATGTGTTGTTTCTAGAAACTATCCTCATTTCATCCCTTCAGCTTTCACCTCGCTGACTCTCTTCTCCTCCAATAGCTACAATCTGCCTTTAGGCAGTGCACTCATTCTGCTAGTTGCTCCCTGAGCTGATCCAATTCAGCTGACCGTGTTACTGATCCATGTCTGTTTtatgtacataaaatattttccaaaatatgcTCTGTATGCTTTGTCCCTGACTTCTGTTTTTGTGCGAGGGAAAAACCTtcagggaaaaaaagtttttccattCCAGACATCCTGGTTGGTATTGAAGAACATTCTATAAAAAGGTAAACATTCCCATTCAGCTTTCCTCAGTTTTCCTGCCAGgctgcttcttcttctttgtaGGTCTATCCTGCTACTTATGTACAACAAGAGTTGGCAGGAGTTTTAGGTCTGGCAATACCCCGACCCATTTCTGCagtattttacttgtttttgtgtattgttgAGGCAGACTAAGAGGGTAATAAACCAATTCAGAATCAAAGTGAGGATACAGAGCTACAGTAAATAAAAGAGGCTGTTGGACAATGGTTTAGACACAAATATTCCACACTTTAGTAAGCTACATTTACTTGCTGTCTACTGATGACATAGAAGGGAATTTTCTaaagtgcagtcacatttaccattgctctTCAAATCTTCTTGGGTGAACTATAGTCATTTCAATCGATGTGAATGGATTATTTCATGTGAGGGGTGAAAGATTTCCGTTGAAGATTCAAGTGTTGATCACATGGATTTGAATCTTTGaatcttttaaattatatatatatatataatatatatatatatatatatgaatatattatatatatatatatatatatatatatattaatagtttgGTATTTTCTTTGGAAAATTGGTAGAAAGTGGTCCAACATG
Encoded proteins:
- the LOC122144290 gene encoding A disintegrin and metalloproteinase with thrombospondin motifs 7-like, with translation MMVQLDCGIKVLGPASFSLCFVITAGLLSMFESITASGYNKDTDSSPNGFPNYEVVHPIKVDSSGHFLSNHVSHRVSRIQRRETSKNKESLAKVFYHLQYGGQDLHFNLTLNPHLLASGFLTERRYGGLQGSTLNSHGHSLCYFLGDVWSSTLKWGQAALSTCNGLTGLFKLSEEEFFISPLESAQEKSAPQAHAVYKRHAVQSEHQLLQPLFGEHTANTTCGVRDLLGGAKQVERQRERWERRQHRRRIRQRSISTEKWVETLVVADPKMVEYHGSKGVVSYVLSVMNIVSNSPIYK